From the Rhodococcus sp. NBC_00297 genome, one window contains:
- the folC gene encoding bifunctional tetrahydrofolate synthase/dihydrofolate synthase has translation MSYPGNSGPEGVTGPSPVDLAEFTLVESELDQRWGETTIEPSLTRISALMDLLGSPQANYPSIHVAGTNGKTSVTRMIESLLRAFHRRTGRTTSPHLQLATERIAVDGVPLTPRQYVDTYRDILPYVEMIDAQSEAAGGPRMSKFEVVTAMAFAAFAEAPVDVAVVEVGLGGRWDATNVVDAQVSVITPIGIDHIEYLGTDLAGIAEEKAGIIKKAPERLDPVDTVAVLDEQQPEVTDVLLRRAVEMDAAVARAGSEFVVLARRVAVGGQQLELRGLGGVYDDIFLPLHGEHQARNASLALAAVEAFFGAGADHGLDVETVREGFASVVNPGRLERVRNAPTVFVDAAHNPHGAAALAATLTAEFDFRKLVGVVSVMKDKDVDGILQALEPVLDEIVVTHNGSPRGLDVEALADAAVAKFGDERVVVAETLPDALEIAIGIAEDVADEGEAVSGAGVVVTGSVVTAGAARTLFGKDPV, from the coding sequence GTGAGCTATCCGGGAAACTCCGGGCCGGAGGGGGTGACGGGACCCTCGCCGGTCGATCTCGCCGAGTTCACGCTGGTGGAGTCCGAACTGGACCAGCGCTGGGGCGAGACGACCATCGAGCCGTCGCTCACGCGCATCAGTGCGCTGATGGACCTGCTCGGGTCCCCGCAGGCGAACTACCCGTCCATCCACGTCGCGGGCACCAACGGCAAGACGTCGGTCACCCGGATGATCGAGTCGCTGCTGCGGGCGTTCCACCGGCGCACCGGTCGCACCACCAGCCCCCACCTGCAGTTGGCCACCGAGCGGATCGCTGTCGACGGGGTGCCGCTGACCCCTCGCCAGTACGTCGACACGTACCGCGACATCCTGCCGTACGTCGAGATGATCGACGCGCAGTCGGAGGCCGCGGGCGGGCCCAGAATGAGCAAGTTCGAGGTGGTGACCGCGATGGCGTTCGCGGCGTTCGCGGAGGCCCCGGTCGACGTCGCCGTCGTCGAGGTGGGTCTCGGCGGGCGGTGGGACGCCACCAACGTGGTGGACGCGCAGGTCTCCGTCATCACCCCGATCGGTATCGACCACATCGAGTACCTCGGTACCGATCTGGCCGGTATCGCCGAGGAGAAGGCCGGCATCATCAAGAAGGCCCCCGAACGGCTCGATCCGGTCGACACGGTGGCGGTTCTCGACGAGCAGCAACCCGAGGTCACCGACGTCCTGTTGCGGCGTGCCGTGGAGATGGACGCGGCGGTGGCCCGCGCCGGGTCCGAGTTCGTGGTCCTGGCCCGTCGCGTCGCGGTCGGCGGTCAGCAGCTCGAGCTCCGCGGCCTCGGCGGCGTGTACGACGACATCTTCCTTCCGCTCCACGGTGAACACCAGGCGCGCAACGCCTCGCTGGCCCTCGCGGCGGTCGAGGCGTTCTTCGGCGCGGGTGCCGACCACGGACTCGACGTCGAGACGGTGCGCGAGGGTTTCGCCTCGGTGGTGAACCCGGGCCGACTCGAGCGGGTGCGCAACGCACCGACGGTCTTCGTCGACGCCGCGCACAACCCGCACGGCGCCGCCGCACTCGCCGCGACGCTCACGGCCGAGTTCGACTTCCGCAAGCTCGTCGGCGTCGTGTCCGTGATGAAGGACAAGGACGTCGACGGCATTCTGCAGGCACTCGAACCCGTACTCGACGAGATCGTCGTGACCCACAACGGCTCCCCGCGCGGGCTCGACGTCGAGGCACTCGCCGACGCCGCCGTGGCCAAGTTCGGCGACGAGCGTGTCGTCGTCGCGGAGACGCTCCCGGACGCACTCGAGATCGCGATCGGCATCGCGGAGGACGTCGCGGACGAGGGTGAGGCCGTCTCCGGTGCCGGCGTCGTCGTCACGGGATCCGTGGTGACCGCCGGTGCGGCACGCACTCTCTTCGGGAAGGACCCGGTATGA
- the rplU gene encoding 50S ribosomal protein L21 has translation MATYAIVKTGGKQYKVAVGDLVKVEKIEGAPGTAVSLAPVLVVDGSELTTGADKLAGITVTGEVVEHTKGPKIRIHKFKNKTGYHKRQGHRQKLTVLKVTGIK, from the coding sequence ATGGCAACGTACGCGATCGTCAAGACCGGCGGAAAGCAGTACAAGGTCGCTGTAGGTGACCTCGTCAAGGTCGAGAAGATCGAGGGAGCGCCCGGAACGGCTGTCTCGCTTGCTCCTGTTCTCGTCGTCGACGGGTCCGAGCTGACCACCGGGGCCGACAAGCTGGCCGGCATCACCGTCACCGGTGAGGTCGTCGAGCACACCAAGGGCCCGAAGATCCGCATCCACAAGTTCAAGAACAAGACCGGGTACCACAAGCGTCAGGGACACCGGCAGAAGCTGACCGTCCTGAAGGTCACCGGCATCAAGTAA
- the obgE gene encoding GTPase ObgE — translation MSRFVDRVTLHVSAGKGGNGCSSVHREKFKPLGGPDGGNGGRGGDVVLVVDPSVHTLLDFHFHSHAKAGNGTQGAGSNRDGAVGEDLILGVPDGTMVLDSDGRILADLVGEGTRFDAAAGGRGGLGNAALASRARKAPGFALLGEDGVERDLVLELKSVADVGLVGFPSAGKSSLVSVLSAAKPKIADYPFTTLVPNLGVVSSGDTTFTVADVPGLIPGASQGKGLGLDFLRHLERCAVLAHVVDCATLDPGRDPVSDVDALEAELAAYTPALSSDAGLGELADRPRIVVLNKVDVPEAQELADMVREDFEARGWPVFAISAVSREGLRPLTFALAELVAQYRIDHPKAVARRQVIRPVATDKAGFSVISDPDEPGGFIVRGERPERWVMQTAFDNDEAVGYLADRLARLGVEAELVKQGAQPGASVTIGDVSFEWEPQTPAGVDVTMTGRGTDSRIDQVERIGAPERKHARRVRRGLESDEQ, via the coding sequence ATGTCGCGTTTCGTCGACCGTGTCACCCTGCACGTCAGTGCGGGAAAGGGCGGTAACGGGTGCTCCTCCGTCCACCGGGAGAAGTTCAAGCCCCTCGGTGGTCCGGACGGCGGCAACGGCGGCCGCGGCGGCGACGTGGTCCTCGTGGTGGATCCGAGCGTGCACACCCTTCTCGACTTCCACTTCCACTCCCATGCGAAGGCAGGAAACGGCACGCAGGGGGCCGGCAGCAATCGCGACGGCGCCGTCGGCGAGGACCTGATCCTGGGTGTCCCGGACGGCACCATGGTTCTCGACAGCGACGGCCGGATCCTTGCCGACCTGGTGGGCGAGGGCACGCGTTTCGACGCGGCGGCCGGCGGTCGCGGCGGCCTGGGCAACGCCGCCCTCGCATCGCGAGCACGCAAGGCGCCCGGCTTCGCGCTGCTCGGCGAGGACGGGGTCGAGCGCGACCTGGTCCTGGAGCTCAAGTCCGTGGCCGACGTCGGTCTGGTGGGCTTCCCGAGCGCCGGAAAGTCGTCTCTCGTCTCCGTGCTCTCGGCCGCCAAGCCGAAGATCGCCGACTACCCGTTCACGACACTGGTCCCGAACCTCGGCGTCGTCTCGAGTGGCGACACCACGTTCACCGTCGCCGACGTCCCCGGCCTCATCCCCGGCGCCAGCCAGGGCAAGGGGCTGGGCCTGGACTTCCTGCGTCACCTCGAGCGCTGTGCCGTGCTCGCCCACGTCGTCGACTGCGCGACCCTCGATCCGGGTCGTGATCCCGTGTCCGACGTCGACGCTCTCGAGGCCGAACTGGCCGCGTACACGCCCGCCCTGTCGAGCGACGCCGGCCTGGGCGAGTTGGCCGATCGCCCGCGCATCGTCGTGCTCAACAAGGTGGACGTTCCCGAGGCGCAGGAACTGGCCGACATGGTACGCGAGGACTTCGAGGCCCGCGGCTGGCCCGTCTTCGCCATCTCCGCGGTGAGCCGTGAAGGTCTGCGCCCCTTGACCTTCGCCCTCGCGGAGCTGGTCGCGCAGTACCGCATCGATCATCCCAAGGCCGTCGCGCGTCGGCAGGTCATCCGGCCCGTCGCCACCGACAAGGCGGGCTTCAGCGTCATCTCCGATCCTGACGAGCCGGGCGGCTTCATCGTGCGCGGCGAGCGCCCGGAGCGGTGGGTCATGCAGACGGCCTTCGACAACGACGAGGCCGTCGGTTACCTCGCCGACCGACTCGCTCGTCTCGGTGTCGAGGCGGAACTGGTCAAGCAGGGCGCGCAGCCCGGGGCGTCCGTGACCATCGGCGACGTCAGCTTCGAGTGGGAGCCGCAGACCCCCGCCGGTGTCGACGTCACCATGACCGGCCGCGGTACCGACTCGCGTATCGACCAGGTCGAGCGCATCGGCGCGCCCGAGCGCAAGCACGCCCGCCGTGTCCGTCGAGGGCTGGAGAGCGACGAGCAGTGA
- a CDS encoding DUF4233 domain-containing protein has product MTVPEAGQVPPPARDPWKGFRGVCAGTLVLEAIVVFLSLPVVATVGGGLTWISGTYIIALGVVMLLGAGLQGRSWALSLDLALQVLVILGFFAHPSIAVVGVLFLAVWVYLLYLRRDLRKRIAEGRLPSQRE; this is encoded by the coding sequence ATGACAGTCCCCGAGGCGGGCCAGGTCCCGCCGCCCGCACGCGATCCGTGGAAGGGGTTCCGCGGCGTCTGCGCCGGCACCCTCGTCCTCGAGGCGATCGTCGTCTTCCTGTCCCTCCCGGTCGTCGCGACCGTTGGCGGCGGACTCACGTGGATCAGTGGGACGTACATCATCGCGCTGGGCGTGGTCATGCTGCTCGGTGCAGGACTGCAGGGTCGGTCGTGGGCTCTGTCTCTCGATCTCGCGCTGCAGGTCCTGGTGATCCTCGGCTTCTTCGCGCACCCGTCGATCGCCGTCGTGGGCGTGCTGTTCCTCGCCGTGTGGGTGTACCTGCTGTATCTGCGCCGCGATCTCCGCAAGCGCATCGCCGAGGGCCGGTTGCCGAGCCAGCGAGAATGA
- the rpmA gene encoding 50S ribosomal protein L27, which produces MAHKKGASSSRNGRDSNAQRLGVKRFGGQSVSAGEILVRQRGTHFHPGVNVGRGGDDTLFALSAGAVLFGTKRGRKTVNIVPAAAEA; this is translated from the coding sequence ATGGCACACAAGAAGGGCGCGTCCAGCTCACGCAACGGTCGCGATTCCAATGCTCAGCGTCTCGGCGTCAAGCGCTTCGGCGGACAGTCGGTCAGCGCGGGCGAGATCCTCGTCCGTCAGCGCGGCACCCACTTCCACCCGGGTGTGAACGTCGGCCGTGGCGGCGACGACACGCTCTTCGCCCTCTCGGCGGGTGCAGTTCTCTTCGGCACCAAGCGTGGCCGCAAGACCGTCAACATCGTCCCGGCCGCCGCGGAGGCCTGA
- a CDS encoding translation initiation factor IF-2 N-terminal domain-containing protein, with the protein MADTVPPQEPLDQGAPTFPERIRVHALAKLLGVTSKQVVAQLAEMGVDVRSVQSSVVRDDAQTVASALGAPALDAADVADLPAAESTPPAAEETSSASTADESPASPTEPDLFTNIETAEATAPSSADPATAPLFLQPEVTEAPKAPRTRARRARSAPKKAEVDETTTADAPEADGTADVSTPVEVSAPAESTPVVETATESDTSSSDASASDEGTDDDANEQDGSSGPRRRRRGRRGRGRGRGDNQNDDNQNDDQNDDDESDESAADRSDAPAAEDATAEPETPDTDDAAEGDDAPKRSSSRRSRSRRGSRADTSADSDAPETTDSTDASSTTDTTAGETEPSAEDTDGASGESDGASGDNDDDSTGDSASRRRRRRRRRKSGGESADSETTTDDDPPNTVVHEREPRQRAAKSKDEVQGITGSTRLEAKRQRRRDGRDAGRRRPPILTESEFLARRESVDRTMVVREKSLAGHPDLTQVAVLEDGVLVEHFVTSTASGSIVGNVYLGRVQNVLPSMEAAFIDIGKGRNGVLYAGEVDWDAAGLGGNSRKIEQALKPGDQVLVQVSKDPVGHKGARLTTQISLAGRFLVYVPGGSSTGISRKLPDNERKRLKDILRDIVPSEAGVIIRTASEGVSAEELERDVTRLQAQWATVSERSTGAEASKSSAPVTLYEEPDLLVKVVRDLFNEDFSKLVIEGDRAWSTVQNYIETVAPDMLPRVERYTSASKDVDVFGAFRIDEQLAKALDRKVWLPSGGTLVIDRTEAMTVVDVNTGKFTGEGGNLEETVTRNNLEAAEEVVRQMRLRDIGGMIVVDFIDMVLESNRDLVLRRLTEALGRDRTRHQVSEVTSLGLVQMTRKRMGTGLIEAFSTTCEHCHGRGLIMHQFPVEPAKDEGGRSHSRSDRSRSDNSRSDTTSRSDSQASEGGSRRKRGGRDRSENRVDETTTAETTESESGSDTAVRRAHPVALAMAAHLHPDDVAEVADTVSDPIEDATAAVAAVRDAAGRNGRSDSAAEVTETSDTPSTPDSATPEPAAPEPVAPEPTAATRPRRSRRVSRAASAPAGDSAGTVIVVPSAPETSTAAPTSDSGDEGGAAEPVAVTVGGGASVEPVAPVRRPRRRAAGRPAGPPVDDEA; encoded by the coding sequence GTGGCCGACACCGTGCCGCCCCAGGAGCCGCTCGATCAGGGCGCCCCCACCTTCCCCGAGCGCATCCGCGTTCACGCGCTCGCCAAGCTGCTGGGAGTGACCAGCAAGCAGGTCGTCGCCCAGCTGGCCGAGATGGGCGTGGACGTCCGCAGCGTCCAGTCCAGCGTCGTTCGTGACGACGCGCAGACCGTCGCCTCCGCACTGGGTGCTCCGGCGCTCGACGCCGCCGACGTGGCAGATCTGCCCGCTGCCGAGAGCACACCTCCCGCCGCCGAAGAGACCAGCTCGGCGTCCACGGCCGACGAGAGTCCGGCCTCTCCCACCGAGCCGGACCTCTTCACGAACATCGAGACGGCCGAGGCGACGGCCCCGTCGTCCGCCGACCCCGCCACCGCGCCGCTGTTCCTGCAGCCCGAGGTCACCGAGGCGCCGAAGGCTCCCCGGACGCGGGCACGTCGCGCTCGATCCGCGCCGAAGAAGGCGGAGGTCGACGAGACCACGACAGCGGACGCACCCGAGGCCGACGGCACTGCCGACGTGTCCACCCCTGTCGAGGTGTCCGCCCCCGCCGAGAGCACCCCTGTCGTCGAGACGGCGACCGAGTCCGACACCTCCTCGTCCGATGCCTCCGCGTCCGACGAGGGCACCGACGACGACGCGAACGAGCAGGACGGATCGTCCGGTCCTCGCCGCCGCCGCCGTGGCCGTCGTGGCCGTGGTCGCGGACGCGGTGACAACCAGAACGACGACAACCAGAACGACGATCAGAACGACGACGACGAGTCGGACGAGTCCGCCGCGGATCGCTCCGATGCGCCTGCCGCCGAGGACGCGACGGCGGAACCGGAGACCCCGGACACGGACGACGCCGCGGAGGGCGACGACGCGCCGAAGCGCTCCTCGAGCCGCCGCTCGCGCAGCCGTCGTGGGTCGCGGGCGGACACGTCCGCCGACTCGGACGCGCCCGAGACCACCGATTCGACCGACGCGTCGAGCACGACCGACACCACTGCCGGCGAGACGGAACCGTCCGCGGAGGACACCGACGGTGCCTCCGGGGAGAGCGACGGTGCCTCCGGGGACAACGACGACGACTCGACCGGGGACAGCGCGAGCCGTCGTCGGCGCCGCCGTCGTCGCCGCAAGAGCGGTGGCGAGAGCGCGGACTCCGAGACCACGACCGACGACGATCCGCCCAACACGGTGGTGCACGAACGCGAGCCGCGTCAGCGCGCGGCCAAGTCCAAGGACGAGGTCCAGGGCATCACCGGGTCGACCCGGCTCGAGGCGAAGCGTCAGCGTCGCCGCGACGGTCGTGACGCCGGCCGTCGCCGTCCGCCGATCCTGACCGAGTCCGAGTTCCTCGCGCGCCGCGAGTCGGTGGACCGGACGATGGTCGTGCGCGAGAAGTCGCTGGCCGGGCACCCGGACCTGACCCAGGTCGCGGTGCTCGAGGACGGCGTTCTCGTCGAACACTTCGTCACCAGCACGGCCTCGGGCTCCATCGTGGGCAACGTGTACCTCGGCCGCGTGCAGAACGTGCTACCCAGCATGGAAGCCGCGTTCATCGACATCGGCAAGGGCCGCAACGGTGTGCTGTACGCCGGCGAGGTCGACTGGGACGCCGCCGGGCTGGGCGGCAACAGCCGCAAGATCGAGCAGGCCCTCAAGCCCGGTGACCAGGTGCTCGTGCAGGTCAGCAAGGATCCCGTCGGGCACAAGGGCGCCCGGTTGACCACGCAGATCTCGCTCGCCGGCCGCTTCCTGGTCTACGTGCCCGGTGGCTCGTCCACCGGCATCAGCCGCAAGCTGCCCGACAACGAGCGCAAGCGTCTCAAGGACATCCTGCGCGACATCGTCCCGTCCGAGGCCGGGGTCATCATCCGGACCGCGTCGGAGGGCGTCAGCGCCGAGGAGCTCGAGCGCGACGTCACCCGTCTGCAGGCGCAGTGGGCCACCGTCTCGGAGCGTTCGACGGGTGCCGAGGCCTCCAAGTCGTCGGCTCCGGTCACGCTGTACGAGGAGCCCGACCTCCTGGTCAAGGTGGTCCGCGATCTCTTCAACGAGGACTTCTCCAAGCTGGTCATCGAGGGCGACCGTGCCTGGTCGACGGTGCAGAACTACATCGAGACCGTCGCCCCCGACATGCTGCCCCGCGTCGAGCGGTACACCTCGGCGTCCAAGGACGTCGATGTCTTCGGTGCCTTCCGCATCGACGAGCAGCTGGCCAAGGCGCTCGACCGCAAGGTGTGGTTGCCGTCCGGCGGCACGCTGGTGATCGACCGCACCGAGGCCATGACCGTGGTCGACGTCAACACCGGCAAGTTCACCGGTGAGGGCGGCAACCTCGAGGAGACCGTCACCCGGAACAACCTCGAGGCGGCCGAGGAGGTCGTGCGGCAGATGCGCTTGCGCGACATCGGCGGCATGATCGTCGTCGACTTCATCGACATGGTGCTCGAGTCCAACCGCGACCTGGTGCTCCGTCGCCTGACCGAGGCCCTGGGCCGCGATCGCACACGGCACCAAGTGTCCGAGGTGACGTCGCTCGGACTGGTCCAGATGACGCGCAAGCGCATGGGTACCGGTCTCATCGAGGCGTTCTCCACGACGTGCGAGCACTGCCACGGGCGTGGGCTGATCATGCATCAGTTCCCCGTCGAGCCGGCCAAGGACGAGGGTGGGCGCTCCCACTCCCGCTCCGATCGGTCGCGGTCCGACAACTCCCGTTCGGACACCACCTCCCGCTCCGACAGCCAGGCCTCCGAGGGCGGCTCGCGTCGCAAGCGCGGCGGCCGGGACCGTTCGGAGAATCGAGTCGACGAGACGACGACGGCCGAGACCACCGAGTCCGAGTCGGGAAGCGACACGGCTGTGCGTCGTGCTCATCCCGTCGCTCTGGCCATGGCGGCGCACCTGCATCCGGACGATGTCGCCGAGGTGGCGGACACCGTGTCGGATCCGATCGAGGACGCGACGGCCGCCGTGGCAGCGGTGCGCGACGCCGCCGGCCGCAACGGCCGATCGGACTCGGCCGCCGAGGTGACCGAGACGTCGGACACGCCGTCGACACCCGATTCCGCCACACCCGAACCCGCGGCGCCGGAGCCTGTCGCTCCCGAACCCACCGCCGCGACGCGTCCGCGCCGCAGTCGTCGGGTGTCCCGAGCGGCGTCCGCGCCGGCCGGGGACTCCGCCGGCACGGTCATCGTGGTGCCCTCGGCACCCGAGACGTCCACGGCAGCACCGACTTCCGACAGCGGCGACGAGGGCGGCGCTGCCGAACCCGTTGCAGTGACCGTCGGGGGCGGCGCCTCCGTGGAGCCCGTCGCACCGGTCCGGCGTCCGCGCCGTCGGGCAGCGGGTCGGCCGGCCGGACCGCCGGTGGACGACGAGGCCTGA
- a CDS encoding valine--tRNA ligase has product MTRSTTAPDENPADRLPKAWNPGDVEAGLYQGWVDSGYFVADPDSAKPGYSIVLPPPNVTGSLHMGHALDHTLMDVLSRRKRMQGYEVLWLPGMDHAGIATQSLVEKQLVAEGTSKDELGRDAFIEKVWEWKRESGGTIGEQMRRIGDGVDWSRERFTMDEGLSRAVQTMFKLLHDRGLIYRAERLVNWSPVLKTAISDIEVKYEDVEGELVSLRYGSLNDDEPHVVVATTRVETMLGDTAVAVHPDDERYRDLVGTTLPHPFLDREIPVVADDYVDPEFGTGAVKITPAHDPNDFEMGLRHSLPMPSIMDTSGRIADTGTQFDGMDRFEARVAVREALAEQGRVVAEKRPYVHSVGHSERSGEPIEPRLSLQWWVNVSTLAASAGDAVRDGRTVVHPKSQEPRWFAWVDDMHDWCISRQLWWGHRIPIWYGPDGETVCLGPDETPPEGWVQDPDVLDTWFSSGLWPFSTMGWPDRTPDLEKFYPTSVLVTGYDILFFWVARMMMFGTTVGDELPGPVPFRDVFLHGLVRDEFGRKMSKSKGNGIDPLDWVDRFGADALRFTLARGAHPGGDLSVGEDNAQSSRNFATKLFNATKFALMNGAVVQDLPARETLTDADRWILDRLATVRAEVDDALDRYEFGKACEALYHFAWDEVCDWYLELAKVQFSSESAAEPTRIVLGVVLDSILRLLHPVVPFVTETLWKALTGGESIVVAPWPKETGVGADPVALQRVSDMQKLITEVRRFRSDQGVKPKQKVPARLLGVEEADLTAQIPATRALAFLTEPEEDFAETASIEVRLSLGTVVVSVDTSGTVDVAAERKRAEKDLAAAEKELAATTAKLGNEAFIGKAPEAVVDKIRARQQIAREDVERITARLREMGPA; this is encoded by the coding sequence GTGACCAGATCGACGACAGCGCCCGACGAGAACCCTGCCGACCGCCTGCCCAAGGCCTGGAATCCCGGTGACGTGGAAGCAGGCCTCTACCAGGGATGGGTCGACTCCGGGTACTTCGTCGCCGATCCGGACAGCGCGAAGCCGGGGTACTCGATCGTGCTCCCGCCGCCCAACGTCACCGGCAGCCTGCACATGGGCCATGCCCTCGATCACACACTGATGGACGTCCTGTCCCGCCGCAAGAGGATGCAGGGCTACGAGGTGCTGTGGCTTCCCGGCATGGACCACGCGGGCATCGCCACGCAGTCGCTCGTGGAGAAGCAACTCGTCGCCGAGGGAACGTCCAAGGACGAACTGGGTCGGGACGCCTTCATCGAGAAGGTGTGGGAGTGGAAGCGTGAGTCCGGCGGCACCATCGGCGAGCAGATGCGCCGGATCGGTGACGGCGTCGACTGGAGCCGCGAGCGGTTCACGATGGACGAGGGCCTCTCGCGTGCCGTCCAGACCATGTTCAAGCTGCTCCACGATCGTGGCCTGATCTACCGCGCCGAGCGCCTCGTCAACTGGTCGCCGGTGCTCAAGACGGCGATCTCCGACATCGAGGTCAAGTACGAGGACGTCGAGGGCGAACTGGTCTCGCTGCGCTACGGATCGTTGAACGACGACGAACCGCACGTGGTGGTCGCCACCACTCGTGTCGAGACGATGCTCGGCGACACCGCTGTCGCCGTTCACCCCGACGACGAGCGCTACCGGGACCTGGTGGGAACGACGCTTCCGCACCCGTTCCTCGACCGCGAGATCCCGGTCGTCGCCGACGACTACGTCGACCCCGAGTTCGGCACCGGCGCCGTGAAGATCACGCCGGCACACGACCCCAACGACTTCGAGATGGGTCTCCGGCACAGCTTGCCGATGCCGTCGATCATGGACACGTCGGGCCGGATCGCCGACACCGGAACGCAGTTCGACGGTATGGACCGCTTCGAGGCTCGTGTCGCCGTGCGCGAGGCACTCGCGGAGCAGGGCCGCGTCGTCGCCGAGAAGCGTCCGTACGTCCACAGTGTCGGCCACTCCGAGCGCAGCGGCGAGCCCATCGAGCCGCGACTCTCCCTCCAGTGGTGGGTGAACGTCTCCACGTTGGCGGCCTCCGCCGGCGACGCCGTGCGCGACGGGCGCACCGTGGTGCACCCGAAGAGTCAGGAACCGCGGTGGTTCGCCTGGGTCGACGACATGCACGACTGGTGCATCTCGCGCCAGCTGTGGTGGGGGCACCGCATCCCCATCTGGTACGGACCCGACGGTGAGACGGTCTGCCTGGGCCCCGACGAGACGCCGCCCGAGGGCTGGGTGCAGGACCCGGACGTGTTGGACACGTGGTTCTCGTCCGGCCTGTGGCCCTTCTCGACGATGGGCTGGCCCGACCGCACTCCCGACCTCGAGAAGTTCTATCCCACCAGCGTTCTCGTCACGGGTTACGACATCCTGTTCTTCTGGGTCGCCCGCATGATGATGTTCGGCACCACCGTCGGCGACGAGCTGCCCGGTCCGGTGCCGTTCCGCGACGTGTTCCTGCACGGGTTGGTGCGTGACGAGTTCGGCCGCAAGATGTCGAAGTCGAAGGGCAACGGCATCGACCCTCTCGACTGGGTCGACCGATTCGGTGCGGATGCACTGCGTTTCACGCTGGCGCGCGGCGCGCATCCCGGCGGTGACCTCTCGGTCGGCGAGGACAACGCGCAGAGTTCGCGCAACTTCGCCACCAAGCTGTTCAACGCCACCAAGTTCGCGTTGATGAACGGCGCTGTGGTGCAGGATCTCCCGGCCCGCGAGACGCTCACGGACGCCGACCGCTGGATCCTCGACCGGCTGGCGACGGTGCGCGCCGAGGTGGACGACGCGCTGGACCGCTACGAGTTCGGCAAGGCGTGCGAGGCGCTGTACCACTTCGCCTGGGACGAGGTCTGCGACTGGTACCTCGAACTGGCCAAGGTGCAGTTCTCGTCGGAGAGCGCGGCGGAACCCACTCGTATCGTCCTCGGTGTCGTGCTCGATTCCATTCTCCGCCTGCTGCATCCGGTTGTCCCGTTCGTCACCGAGACGCTCTGGAAGGCGCTCACGGGCGGCGAGAGCATCGTGGTCGCACCGTGGCCGAAGGAGACCGGGGTCGGAGCCGATCCCGTCGCGTTGCAACGCGTGTCCGACATGCAGAAGCTCATCACCGAGGTGCGCCGCTTCCGCAGCGACCAGGGCGTGAAGCCGAAGCAGAAGGTCCCGGCGCGGCTGCTCGGGGTCGAGGAGGCGGACCTCACGGCACAGATCCCCGCGACCCGTGCGCTCGCCTTCCTGACGGAGCCGGAGGAGGACTTCGCCGAGACGGCGTCCATCGAGGTCCGACTCTCGCTCGGTACCGTCGTCGTCTCCGTCGACACGTCCGGCACCGTCGACGTGGCTGCCGAGCGCAAGCGCGCCGAGAAGGATCTCGCGGCCGCGGAGAAGGAACTCGCCGCGACCACGGCCAAGCTGGGCAACGAGGCCTTCATCGGCAAGGCCCCCGAGGCGGTCGTGGACAAGATCCGCGCACGGCAGCAGATCGCCCGCGAGGACGTCGAGCGCATCACCGCACGCCTGCGTGAGATGGGGCCGGCGTGA
- the ndk gene encoding nucleoside-diphosphate kinase: MTERTLVLIKPDGVERRYVGDILGRIERKGLDLVALKLLTVDREVAEKHYAEHAERPFFPDLIEFITSGPLVAAVLEGPRSIEAFRQIAGGTDPVAKATPGTIRADLALDGQKNLVHGSDSPESAAREIALWFPELG, translated from the coding sequence GTGACCGAACGCACTCTCGTACTGATCAAGCCGGACGGCGTCGAACGTCGCTACGTCGGCGACATCCTCGGCCGTATCGAGCGCAAGGGGCTCGACCTCGTCGCCCTGAAGCTCCTGACGGTGGACCGCGAGGTGGCGGAGAAGCACTACGCCGAGCACGCCGAGCGGCCGTTCTTCCCCGACCTCATCGAGTTCATCACCTCGGGACCGCTCGTCGCGGCGGTGCTCGAGGGTCCTCGTTCCATCGAGGCCTTCCGTCAGATCGCCGGTGGCACCGACCCCGTGGCCAAGGCGACGCCCGGCACCATCCGCGCCGACCTCGCGCTGGACGGACAGAAGAACCTGGTCCACGGCTCCGACTCGCCCGAGTCCGCTGCTCGTGAGATCGCGCTCTGGTTCCCCGAGCTCGGCTGA